The following are encoded in a window of Artemia franciscana chromosome 5, ASM3288406v1, whole genome shotgun sequence genomic DNA:
- the LOC136027245 gene encoding endocuticle structural glycoprotein SgAbd-1-like produces the protein MKTFIVVACLLAVAYCRPQASEREAEVIEEESELNPEDGSYRFAYKTSNGITREESGQLKQITPEDAGTAQTGSWTYTAPDGSEVRFSFTADENGYQPSSDLLPVAPEMPAHVIKLLQSIARRAAA, from the exons ttcattGTCGTTGCCTGCCTGTTAGCCGTTGCTTATTGTCGCCCCCAGGCATCTGAAAGAGAAGCCGaagttattgaagaagaaaGCGAGCTAAACCCTGAAGATGGAAGCTACAGATTCGC ctaTAAAACAAGCAACGGTATTACACGCGAGGAGAGCGGCCAATTGAAGCAGATTACACCAGAAGATGCTGGCACCGCACAAACCGGTTCATGGACTTATACTGCACCTGATGGTTCTGAGGTCAGATTTTCTTTCACTGCTGATGAAAACGGATACCAGCCATCCAGTGACCTTCTTCCAGTTGCACCCGAAATGCCCGCACATGTTATTAAACTTTTGCAAAGCATTGCAAGAAGAGCCGCTGCGTAA